One window of Paludibacter propionicigenes WB4 genomic DNA carries:
- a CDS encoding tetratricopeptide repeat protein, with the protein MKKLLTAILLCSVLVLQAQSNAIQNALKVHDYEQAIKLISKEKKSPEMDLLKAKCFKNIARYDDAIALLEEIVKNEHENNIASINELADCYQQVGNFRKAKLYYYMALQQTPDSRYAQLNYLNITYKLKELNQTIKLAHSIFQKDTVPVLLPVLGDCFTQLGKTDSAIYYYRKAMFHNPADYNSLSKLSKLYIQTEKFDDLVSSTDRFILSDSSNQVINQYNGIGLCMSKKHEKAIYRLKSLTQQGDSSFLTNYYLGASYYAVEDYIEAYNYLSSAYKSDSSNIRLHYYLGESAIMSGHRLRGIQILTEGLNLLIPKDAELFNYYYCISKGYSSMNRPLDEIKYLKLSYDHKPDNKLIYNIAAIYDYQIKDPEEALNYYNRFMATQPKTKTTPAITNGTLNLTYYGAVENRIKDLKEIIETKKNKH; encoded by the coding sequence ATGAAAAAACTTCTTACAGCCATTTTACTCTGTTCTGTGTTGGTGCTTCAAGCTCAAAGCAATGCTATACAAAACGCCTTGAAAGTTCATGATTACGAACAGGCCATCAAGTTGATTTCGAAAGAAAAGAAATCGCCCGAAATGGATTTACTGAAGGCTAAATGTTTTAAAAACATTGCACGCTACGATGATGCTATTGCTCTGCTCGAAGAGATTGTAAAGAACGAGCATGAGAATAATATTGCTTCCATAAACGAACTGGCCGATTGCTACCAACAAGTGGGTAATTTCCGGAAAGCAAAGTTATATTATTACATGGCATTGCAGCAAACACCTGATAGCCGATATGCACAACTGAACTACCTCAACATTACGTACAAACTAAAAGAACTGAATCAAACCATAAAGTTGGCTCATTCCATTTTCCAAAAAGATACTGTGCCGGTATTGTTGCCGGTGCTTGGCGACTGTTTTACTCAGCTGGGGAAAACCGATTCTGCTATCTACTATTACCGCAAAGCAATGTTTCATAATCCGGCTGATTATAACAGCCTGAGCAAATTATCAAAACTATACATTCAGACAGAAAAATTTGATGATTTGGTAAGCTCAACGGACCGATTTATTCTTTCCGACTCGTCGAATCAGGTTATAAATCAATACAACGGAATAGGACTTTGCATGAGTAAAAAACACGAGAAAGCCATTTATCGTTTAAAAAGTCTCACCCAGCAAGGCGACAGCTCATTTCTGACAAATTACTATTTGGGTGCCTCGTATTACGCTGTGGAGGATTATATCGAGGCATATAATTATTTAAGCAGTGCTTATAAGAGTGATTCGAGCAACATACGCCTGCATTACTACCTGGGTGAATCGGCTATTATGAGCGGGCATCGGCTCAGAGGAATTCAGATATTGACCGAAGGGCTGAACTTGCTTATACCAAAAGACGCTGAACTTTTCAATTATTACTACTGTATTTCGAAAGGATACAGCAGTATGAACAGACCGCTTGACGAAATAAAATACTTAAAACTAAGCTATGATCATAAACCGGACAATAAGCTCATATATAACATTGCGGCCATTTACGATTATCAGATTAAGGATCCTGAAGAAGCCCTGAATTATTACAATCGGTTTATGGCTACCCAGCCGAAGACAAAAACCACTCCGGCTATTACAAACGGAACACTTAATCTTACATACTATGGTGCTGTGGAAAACAGAATAAAAGATCTGAAAGAAATCATCGAGACAAAGAAAAACAAACATTAG
- a CDS encoding energy transducer TonB, with product MFQSQKTHSAFIKVSFILFFTVAFASYTKAYTAQNLQPAKDSVYTFAEKMPEFPGGEKGLVTFLNQHIVYPTEALKKNEHGKVHIQFVVSKTGKVENPKVIKGVSTDLDNEALRVISSLPEWTPGEQNGQKVAVQRIIPINFQAPANEPVGWQPTEKSLFLIDDVKMPIGFNPVILNPEKLASVKLLSPVPEEEKSKLISKYGKDAAEGVVLITTKKSEIEFAIADTASLRKNPNCKETITFPLFPGGETKLLSYIADSIQYPFAAKQLKTQGKVFVRITVDKTGKVTNPILARRSDYFLEKEALRVVSTLPDWTPGTLCGEKTDTYVLVPVAFKLDEPKQKKEWVKNDKTIILQDGIRLPSSFDLSWLSYTNLTMYKTLEPTTKEVIKQLKKEYGKDAENGVILIGTRIEEEKTAK from the coding sequence ATGTTTCAATCACAAAAAACTCACTCTGCATTTATTAAAGTTAGCTTCATTCTATTCTTTACTGTAGCTTTTGCCAGCTACACTAAAGCATATACAGCTCAGAACCTGCAACCTGCAAAAGATTCTGTCTACACCTTTGCCGAAAAAATGCCCGAATTTCCCGGTGGAGAAAAAGGACTTGTCACTTTTCTGAATCAGCATATCGTTTATCCGACCGAAGCGCTCAAAAAAAATGAACATGGCAAAGTACACATTCAATTTGTGGTAAGCAAAACAGGTAAGGTAGAAAATCCGAAAGTGATAAAAGGCGTATCGACCGACCTGGACAATGAAGCGCTGCGGGTTATTTCATCATTACCCGAATGGACTCCGGGAGAACAAAACGGACAAAAAGTAGCTGTTCAACGCATTATTCCCATCAACTTTCAGGCACCGGCGAATGAACCTGTCGGTTGGCAGCCTACTGAGAAATCCTTATTCTTGATTGACGATGTCAAAATGCCTATCGGCTTTAATCCTGTTATACTGAACCCCGAAAAACTGGCATCAGTAAAGCTCCTCAGTCCGGTTCCGGAAGAAGAAAAGTCAAAACTTATATCGAAATACGGAAAAGATGCGGCTGAAGGTGTGGTGTTGATCACCACCAAAAAGTCAGAAATAGAATTTGCGATAGCAGATACAGCAAGCCTGAGAAAAAATCCCAACTGTAAAGAAACAATCACTTTCCCTCTGTTTCCGGGAGGCGAAACCAAACTGCTGAGCTACATTGCCGACAGCATTCAATACCCTTTTGCTGCCAAACAATTAAAAACTCAGGGAAAAGTCTTTGTGCGGATTACGGTAGATAAAACCGGCAAAGTAACCAACCCGATTTTGGCAAGGCGCTCCGACTATTTCCTTGAAAAGGAAGCTCTCCGCGTAGTCAGCACATTGCCCGATTGGACTCCGGGAACGCTCTGTGGAGAAAAGACGGACACTTACGTTCTTGTGCCCGTGGCATTCAAACTCGATGAGCCAAAGCAGAAAAAAGAATGGGTTAAGAATGACAAAACTATCATTCTGCAGGATGGAATCAGACTTCCATCGAGTTTTGATCTTTCGTGGCTAAGTTATACCAACCTTACCATGTATAAAACCTTAGAACCAACTACAAAAGAAGTTATCAAACAACTAAAAAAAGAATATGGCAAGGATGCTGAAAACGGTGTGATATTAATCGGAACACGGATAGAAGAAGAAAAAACAGCTAAATAA